One segment of Candidatus Korarchaeota archaeon NZ13-K DNA contains the following:
- a CDS encoding ferredoxin → MPKYLIEQDRESCIADGVCASLCPDNWIIEDDGLASPVKKELDDLGCNMEAAQACPVNIIHIYEIQPDGSKKQLI, encoded by the coding sequence ATGCCCAAGTACCTGATCGAGCAGGATAGGGAGAGCTGCATAGCTGATGGAGTCTGCGCCTCTCTCTGCCCAGATAACTGGATAATAGAGGACGACGGACTAGCATCGCCCGTCAAGAAGGAGCTGGACGATCTTGGTTGCAACATGGAGGCCGCCCAGGCCTGCCCAGTTAACATAATCCACATATACGAGATCCAGCCGGATGGCTCCAAGAAGCAGCTCATCTGA
- a CDS encoding MogA/MoaB family molybdenum cofactor biosynthesis protein: MGVPEEHRRGAPSKLRYSVFVVSTSRSVDESKEDVTGRLATELIGRSGSSVVRRKVIPDDINAIRRSLIEASEDSDVVIFCGGTGVSPSDVTPEAIRPLLDKELPGFGEIFRWLSYSEIGSSAMASRATGGVFSKSLVFLLPGSPDAVKLALEKLIIPEAPHLVSIARSK, translated from the coding sequence ATGGGGGTCCCGGAGGAGCACAGGAGGGGCGCTCCCTCGAAGCTCAGGTACTCGGTGTTCGTCGTGAGCACCTCTAGATCTGTCGATGAGAGTAAGGAGGACGTCACGGGGAGGCTGGCCACTGAGCTCATAGGGAGATCCGGGAGTTCCGTTGTGAGGAGGAAGGTGATCCCCGACGATATCAATGCCATCAGGAGGTCCCTGATCGAGGCGTCGGAGGATTCCGATGTCGTAATATTCTGCGGGGGAACCGGTGTGAGTCCATCAGATGTGACTCCTGAGGCCATAAGGCCCTTGCTCGATAAGGAGCTTCCCGGATTCGGGGAGATCTTCAGGTGGCTGAGCTACTCCGAGATCGGAAGTTCGGCCATGGCGAGCAGGGCTACCGGAGGGGTATTCTCCAAATCGCTCGTATTCCTCCTTCCAGGATCTCCGGACGCTGTGAAGCTCGCCTTGGAGAAGCTGATAATACCGGAAGCGCCTCATCTTGTGTCCATAGCGAGATCAAAGTGA
- a CDS encoding metal-dependent transcriptional regulator codes for MECEITPGLQEYLAAIYRLQRAKRKAIRAKELARELGVTLPSVTDALRKLSKAGLVNYRRYNEITLTSDGERSALLILDKENIFLEFLRDVLGLDEDVAREEACWIEHGVSWESARRLRLFIEFLKENINDMEIKFKKFVEEREKI; via the coding sequence ATGGAATGCGAGATAACGCCGGGACTGCAGGAGTATCTTGCGGCCATATATAGGCTCCAGAGAGCCAAAAGGAAGGCCATCAGAGCAAAAGAACTAGCTAGAGAGCTTGGTGTCACCCTACCCAGTGTTACAGACGCTCTGAGAAAACTCTCCAAGGCCGGGTTGGTCAACTACAGGAGATACAACGAGATAACCCTGACCAGCGATGGGGAGAGATCTGCTTTGCTAATACTGGATAAGGAGAACATATTCCTCGAGTTCCTGAGGGATGTGCTGGGGTTGGATGAGGATGTCGCCAGGGAGGAGGCATGCTGGATAGAGCATGGGGTCAGTTGGGAGAGCGCGAGGAGATTGAGACTATTCATCGAATTCCTTAAGGAAAACATCAATGATATGGAAATAAAATTCAAAAAATTTGTCGAAGAGAGGGAGAAAATTTAG